One segment of Rosa chinensis cultivar Old Blush chromosome 6, RchiOBHm-V2, whole genome shotgun sequence DNA contains the following:
- the LOC112170623 gene encoding uncharacterized protein LOC112170623, whose amino-acid sequence MERRLKALYFTSPCRFQGDIFRRRYRMQPHVFNQMMHDVANHDPYFVQTDDASGRVGLSTEQKLTCAMRTLAYGLPADLCDEFLDVVESTALEILSHFTRAIWNVYHDHYLCRPTPAYLQRLLDVADERGFPGMVGSLDCSLNDINVLGMSPLFKEICTGEAPRVSYHVGDREYGQCYYLVDGIYPKWGSFVKAIRNPITPEQAHFTKMQESYRKDVERAFGILQARFAIVRGPARGWDREDLSYIMMTCIILHNMIVDDEREEDEESPFDPDDIPTRPRKAQIYERYKDDHEVERNRLELEEFMTRYQGVRCPIVHRVLQGDLVKHLWNMKLQAERNRR is encoded by the exons ATGGAACGACGATTGAAAGCTCTTTACTTCACTTCGCCGTGCAGGTTCCAAGGCGATATATTTCGCAGAAGGTACAGAATGCAACCTCATGTGTTTAACCAAATGATGCATGATGTCGCCAACCACGATCCGTACTTCGTGCAAACTGATGATGCCTCCGGCAGAGTTGGTTTGTCTACCGAACAAAAGCTGACTTGTGCTATGAGGACGCTTGCTTACGGGCTTCCGGCCGACCTGTGTGATGAGTTTCTAGACGTAGTTGAATCTACAGCTTTGGAGATCTTGTCGCACTTTACTAGAGCAATCTGGAATGTGTACCACGATCATTACCTTTGTCGACCAACTCCGGCATATTTGCAGCGGTTGCTCGATGTTGCCGACGAAAGGGGGTTCCCCGGAATGGTGGGAAGTCTCGATT GTTCCCTTAATGATATTAATGTACTTGGAATGTCTCCATTATTCAAGGAAATATGCACAGGTGAGGCTCCTCGAGTTTCGTACCATGTAGGTGATAGAGAATATGGCCAATGCTACTACCTAGTCGATGGGATCTACCCTAAATGGGGATCTTTTGTGAAAGCAATTAGAAATCCAATTACGCCAGAGcaagctcattttacaaagatgCAGGAGTCATACAGAAAAGACGTGGAGAGGGCTTTTGGCATTCTCCAAGCTCGTTTTGCAATAGTAAGAGGACCCGCCCGTGGATGGGATAGAGAGGATCTATCATACATCATGATGACCTGCATTATTTTGCACAACATGATTGTCGATGATGAgcgtgaagaagatgaagagtcgCCTTTTGACCCCGATGATATCCCCACCAGACCAAGGAAAGCACAAATATATGAGAGGTATAAGGATGATCATGAGGTTGAGCGCAACCGTCTTGAACTTGAGGAGTTCATGACCCGTTACCAGGGGGTTAGATGCCCAATTGTGCATAGAGTCCTTCAAGGAGATTTGGTTAAGCACCTCTGGAACATGAAGCTACAAGCAGAGCGGAACCGCAGATGA